The Sesamum indicum cultivar Zhongzhi No. 13 linkage group LG6, S_indicum_v1.0, whole genome shotgun sequence genomic interval AGTTTCGCTGAGGAGTTTAATGTAGATTGGCATTTTTTATACGCAGGTTCATCTGGGAAGTCATCCATGACCGTCTTTGTCAGCTCGGGATGGTCTGATCCATCGTCTTCTATGTACTTCCTTACGCATTCTGAGAAtcaaagaaaggaaaaactGGAAAGATTGAAGCCATGCATGTAAACATAAACGAATGGAGTTCACTTAGTTGAGAATACCTTCAAGTGCATCAGCTACGGAGGCAAAGCTGCTGACAATTTCCTTGTGTAACTGTTCCCCAGCCCATATGGGAAAAACTAGTACATTCACTACGACCGCTACAATTCCTCCTATAGCAATAGAGTAGAGCCGATCCATGGCTGTTCTGATCGGGTTTCCCATTCGATATCCAGAAACGATGATTAAACAGTAGGTGAAAAGAATGACTCGGAATCCATACTCGTACGGGACTAGTGATGGCCACAGCTTCATGAATGATGTTACGGCTCCTGCAGCATGTCAAAACAAGGTATCTTAGTGTGTGCATGGATATTAAGATCTCGGGTTGAAGGAGTTAGCTTCATACCAACAATGAAGATGCTGAAACCGATTATAATTGGTTCAGCAACTCGTCCTGTTCTCAGGGCCAACTCTGCTACAGCAATGGCCATGACTCCAGCCATCAGGCTACCAATTGCTCTGTTGAATCCTCGGTTAAATGTCGCACCTTCACAAACGTAATGCCGGACATTAAAAGTTAAGGTAactattaatttgatttttatcgCTGAAAGACTCACTTTTAGTAACATAGATAGACATAATAGAACTGCATGATCTATGAAGAATTCTATGTAAagttgtgtgtgtatgcataGCGGTCTGCATGCACATACCAACTGTATATTCAAACATGATGGCGACGGTGAGAATTGACCAAATGATATTGGCGCCAAAAACTCGATATGGTGTTTGGCATAGTATCAGCAGGGATACAAGAAGAACTGCAAGGCCCACTTTAAGTGAAAATAGTACTCTGTTGCTGTCTTCTTTGCAGAACTCCCACACACTCAGAACGCAGTTTTTGCATGACATGCTAACTTTTTCTTCGTGTTTCTTAGTAGTTTCTGATAGTTTAGCTTTGGTGATGGGAGGGATATCAATCTGAATACTACCCTTTTTGCCATTCATTCTCTAATGAAGTAATATGAGTTCTTCCAAGTCTTCTTAGACACTCCTATAACTGGCAAGGATGTAATAAAGAGACGAACAAGCAATGATCAGCATACAAGGGTAAGTGAAAATTGAGATGGAACGACTGAGAGAAGATTGAATGTGATTTAAAGAAGTGGATTTGCTAAGTGGCTGATGCAACTAGGTGAAGAAAACGTGTCGAGTCAGGATGTGATGCACAgctaaaaagaataatacagCAATAAtagaaggaaaaatggagttaAAA includes:
- the LOC105164038 gene encoding aluminum-activated malate transporter 9-like; this encodes MNGKKGSIQIDIPPITKAKLSETTKKHEEKVSMSCKNCVLSVWEFCKEDSNRVLFSLKVGLAVLLVSLLILCQTPYRVFGANIIWSILTVAIMFEYTVGATFNRGFNRAIGSLMAGVMAIAVAELALRTGRVAEPIIIGFSIFIVGAVTSFMKLWPSLVPYEYGFRVILFTYCLIIVSGYRMGNPIRTAMDRLYSIAIGGIVAVVVNVLVFPIWAGEQLHKEIVSSFASVADALEECVRKYIEDDGSDHPELTKTVMDDFPDEPAYKKCQSTLNSSAKLESLANSAKWEPPHGRFQNFFYPWSEYVKVGAVLRYCAYEVMAIHGVLHSEIQAPYNLRVAFQKEIQDAATEAAELVRCLGKDICNMRRSLKTLLLKRVHSSTERLQRAIDVHSYLLTSEPTDTSSKPQWTLSRALSSSFSNLSNHMAELDNRLLRQNPDPQSQPLDSYHETMRKQSRRLYSWPSREVDAFEEEGCFSSDSIPRMRALETTATLSLATFTSLLIEFVARLDHLVEAVDQLSKMAKFKQEAL